One part of the Lotus japonicus ecotype B-129 chromosome 2, LjGifu_v1.2 genome encodes these proteins:
- the LOC130737367 gene encoding receptor protein kinase TMK1-like, which translates to MGFRFSLVHLLHLVLLLFSLMFLPRACPQDAVVMNTLKKAITSSSGLKWSDPDVCNWNHVQCNSNKRVTAIQIGYLNLEGSLPKELVQLTELTRFECMQNGFTGPFPYMPKSLEILIIHDNNFSSIPFDFFSNMTNLQEVRIDYNDFPQWQVPSSLKDCVALQQFSAMRAGFVGGIPEFFGKDGPFPGLVFLGLCFNSFEGGLPASFSGSSIENLLVNGQMGNSKLNGSLSVLQNMTSLKQIWVHGNSFTGPIPDLSNHDQLFDVSLRDNQLTGVVPPSLTDLPALKVVNLTNNYLQGSPPKFKDGVRVDNDMDRGNNRFCTKVVGQPCSPLVNVLLSVVEPLGYPLKLAENWEGNDPCGKQWMGIVCAGGNISIINFQNMGLSGNISPGFAQLTSVTKLFLANNDLTGTIPSELTSMPLLKQLDVSNNKLYGQVPSFRADVVLKTGGNPDIGKDKPQGPPGSGGKDKKHGAGAIVGIAVGGVSLLGIGVLGVVIYGRKHKKRPAGKLQSPNAIVVHPRHSGDGNGLKISVAAASGSGGGTSTGGFSPATSVQTVEAGNMVISIQVLREVTNNFSEENILGRGGFGTVYKGELHDGTKIAVKRMECGMVVEKGLDEFKSEIAVLTKVRHRHLVALLGYCLDGNERLLVYEYMPQGPLSKHLFDWQEEGLRPLEWKRRLSIALDVARGVEYLHALAQQIFIHRDLKPSNILLGDDMRAKVADFGLVRLAPDGQVSFATRIAGTFGYLAPEYAVTGRVTTKVDVYSYGVILMEMVTGKRAIDNSQPEESIHLVTWFRRMLLNKDSFRKLIDPTIDVDEEALDSLKTVADLASHCCAREPHQRPDMGHVVNVIAPFVEIWKKPAVVDADDMCGIDLDMSLPRALSKWQALDGMSTLDQSSSTSMLSSGDNTQSSIATMRPSGFADSICDGR; encoded by the exons atgggtTTTCGGTTTTctctggttcatcttcttcaccttgttctgttgttgttttctttGATGTTTCTGCCTCGTGCATGTCCTCAAGATGCTGTTGTGATGAACACGCTCAAGAAGGCGATAACTTCAAGCTCTGGTCTAAAATGGTCAGACCCTGATGTCTGTAACTGGAATCATGTTCAGTGCAATTCGAACAAGAGGGTCACTGCAATTCAAATCGGGTATCTCAACCTTGAAGGGTCTTTGCCGAAGGAACTGGTTCAGCTCACTGAGTTAACTCGCTTTGAGTGTATGCAAAATGGCTTCACTGGGCCGTTTCCTTACATGCCCAAATCTTTGGAGATTCTGATCATTCATGACAACAATTTCAGTTCCATTCCATTTGATTTCTTCAGCAACATGACCAATTTGCAGGAGGTGAGGATTGACTACAACGATTTTCCTCAATGGCAGGTTCCTTCTAGCCTCAAAGATTGTGTTGCTCTTCAGCAATTTTCTGCAATGAGAGCTGGTTTTGTTGGGGGAATCCCAGAATTCTTTGGGAAAGATGGTCCTTTTCCAGGTTTGGTTTTCTTGGGGTTGTGTTTTAATTCTTTTGAAGGTGGGTTGCCTGCAAGCTTTTCTGGGAGTTCTATAGAGAATCTTTTGGTGAATGGTCAGATGGGTAACTCTAAGCTCAATGGATCACTTTCTGTGTTGCAGAACATGACTTCGTTGAAACAAATTTGGGTGCATGGTAATTCATTTACAGGTCCTATACCAGATTTGTCAAACCATGATCAACTTTTTGATGTGAGCTTGAGGGATAACCAGTTAACTGGTGTTGTTCCACCCTCTCTCACTGATCTTCCTGCTTTGAAGGTTGTGAATTTGACCAATAATTATCTTCAAGGGTCTCCTCCCAAGTTCAAAGATGGGGTTAGGGTTGATAATGATATGGATAGGGGGAACAATAGATTTTGCACAAAGGTTGTTGGTCAGCCATGTAGTCCCCTTGTGAATGTTTTGCTTTCTGTTGTTGAACCTTTGGGGTATCCTTTAAAACTTGCTGAAAATTGGGAGGGTAATGACCCTTGTGGTAAACAATGGATGGGGATTGTCTGTGCTGGGGGTAATATTTCCATTATCAATTTTCAGAACATGGGTCTATCTGGCAACATTTCTCCTGGTTTTGCCCAACTTACATCTGTGACAAAGTTGTTTCTTGCTAACAATGATCTCACAGGTACTATACCAAGTGAACTTACTAGTATGCCTCTTCTGAAACAGCTAGATGTTTCCAACAATAAGTTATATGGTCAGGTACCATCCTTCCGAGCAGATGTGGTTTTGAAGACTGGTGGGAATCCTGATATTGGAAAGGACAAACCTCAAGGGCCGCCTGGCTCTGGAGGTAAAGATAAGAAACATGGTGCTGGAGCTATTGTTGGGATTGCTGTAGGGGGTGTCAGCTTGCTTGGTATAGGGGTTCTGGGAGTTGTTATTTATGGTAGAAAGCATAaaaagcgtcctgctggaaaACTTCAAAGTCCAAATGCAATTGTGGTACATCCTCGTCATTCTGGAGACGGAAATGGTTTGAAGATAAGTGTTGCCGCAGCGAGTGGTAGTGGTGGGGGAACTAGTACTGGTGGATTTAGTCCAGCTACTAGTGTTCAAACTGTGGAAGCTGGTAACATGGTCATTTCAATTCAAGTTTTGAGAGAAGTCACAAACAATTTCAGTGAAGAAAACATATTGGGGAGGGGCGGGTTTGGCACGGTGTACAAAGGAGAATTGCATGATGGAACAAAGATTGCAGTGAAAAGGATGGAATGTGGAATGGTGGTTGAGAAAGGGCTGGATGAGTTCAAGTCTGAAATCGCAGTACTCACTAAAGTTCGACACAGGCATTTGGTTGCACTCCTAGGCTATTGCTTAGATGGAAATGAGAGGCTTCTGGTGTATGAATACATGCCTCAGGGGCCTCTTAGTAAACACCTATTTGACTGGCAAGAAGAAGGGTTAAGACCACTGGAGTGGAAGAGAAGGCTTTCCATTGCCTTGGATGTTGCTAGAGGTGTTGAATATCTTCATGCTTTGGCACAACAAATTTTTATCCATAGGGATCTGAAACCTTCAAATATCTTGCTTGGGGATGATATGCGTGCTAAAGTAGCAGACTTTGGATTGGTTCGGCTTGCACCAGATGGACAAGTCTCATTCGCAACTAGAATTGCTGGAACTTTTGGATATCTTGCACCAGAGTATGCAG TCACTGGACGAGTTACAACAAAGGTTGATGTATATAGCTACGGCGTGATTCTTATGGAGATGGTAACCGGAAAGAGAGCAATTGACAATAGCCAACCAGAAGAGAGTATCCACCTTGTTACATGGTTCCGAAGGATGCTGCTGAACAAAGACTCATTCAGAAAGCTCATTGACCCCACAATAGATGTTGACGAGGAAGCCTTAGATAGTTTGAAGACTGTTGCAGACTTGGCCAGCCACTGCTGCGCAAGAGAGCCGCATCAGCGTCCTGACATGGGTCATGTTGTGAATGTGATAGCACCGTTTGTTGAGATCTGGAAGAAGCCTGCAGTTGTAGATGCTGATGACATGTGTGGGATTGACTTAGACATGAGCTTGCCTCGAGCACTCAGTAAGTGGCAGGCTCTTGATGGAATGAGCACTCTGGATCAATCATCTTCTACATCAATGCTTAGTAGTGGAGATAATACACAGTCAAGCATTGCAACAATGCGACCTTCTGGATTTGCAGATTCGATTTGTGATGGAAGATGA